In Bradysia coprophila strain Holo2 unplaced genomic scaffold, BU_Bcop_v1 contig_350, whole genome shotgun sequence, a genomic segment contains:
- the LOC119080782 gene encoding charged multivesicular body protein 6-A, protein MGGLFSKQKKPQSRITEHDKAVLQLKQQRDKLKQYQKRIELSLEKDRELAKKCLATGRKDRARMLLRKKKYQEKLLTNTDSQLENLEKLASDIEFAQVEREVLDGLKVGNTALKKVHEILSIDEIERIMDETKEGVEKQQEIDSILSGALTEDDEDAVLAELDELVASEEADKETGIDEEVPVDEDLSEKLPDVPTDLPEKRRKAEKEKSSAKRIALEA, encoded by the exons ATGGGAGGCCTGTTCAGCAAACAAAAGAAACCCCAGAGTAGGATAACGGAACATGACAAAGCTGTGCTG CAATTGAAGCAACAACGGGACAAATTGAAACAATACCAAAAACGCATCGAATTGTCATTGGAAAAGGACAGGGAATTAGCGAAAAAATGTCTGGCCACTGGTCGCAAAGA TCGAGCTCGCATGTTACTACGCAAAAAGAAGTACCAAGAGAAATTGTTGACCAACACCGATTCACAactggaaaatttggaaaaattagcgTCCGACATTGAATTCGCCCAAGTAGAAAGAGAAGTGCTCGACGGGCTAAAGGTCGGAAATACTGCCCTGAAAAAGGTCCATGAAATCCTATCGATTGACGAAATTGAACGGATAATGGACGAGACGAAAGAGGGCGTTGAGAAGCAACAGGAAATCGATTCGATATTGAGCGGAGCATTGACGGAAGATGATGAGGATGCGGTACTAGCTGAATTGGATGAACTTGTGGCATCAGAAGAAGCTGATAAGGAAACAGGCATAGACGAGGAAGTTCCAGTGGATGAGGACTTATCGGAAAAATTGCCGGACGTTCCTACCGATTTGCCAGAGAAACGACGGAAGGCCGAGAAAG AAAAATCATCTGCTAAAAGAATCGCTTTGGAGGCATAA